One part of the Haliotis asinina isolate JCU_RB_2024 chromosome 2, JCU_Hal_asi_v2, whole genome shotgun sequence genome encodes these proteins:
- the LOC137271671 gene encoding ankyrin repeat domain-containing protein 61-like translates to MGELVSKEAVPDVPKVSPVFNDVLISDRYGSEKAEDVSWRRLHDAIVNNDIERCRSILHDNIYPGNVHSLDSWINSHPRGGGRFTRTAPPLHLACMHRRPQIVKLLLENGANPYSWDNFGRCAVAVLLEYWPRISVDWEEMGDTAKKSREEEEFKTRVWQQHQRSSACLRHLLNAGFDVLVAASTCQKQSVLHLCAKFDVSEPVKIFLERGADLEAQDYEGRTPLLYAASIAHGSVYQELLKSGASVNKSDYCERQVLHYLCDNPTNPHSLVTQTIKCGALVNARDFTGDTPLHRAAKNGSPEHIRVLLHLGADPDFLNSRGRSPLFLLLHRREKIVMASFLPLLMTSSRIRIRDNDGELPMLLKRRGYNDLSRQLEELSRNPPSLIRICLVKIRATLGIQRCEMDVVDCLPLPKVLQDGVLGSDELCLIAANIHPIFLLEAGTGS, encoded by the coding sequence ATGGGCGAGCTTGTCAGCAAGGAAGCAGTCCCAGATGTGCCGAAAGTTTCACCTGTTTTCAATGACGTCCTAATATCCGATCGCTACGGAAGCGAGAAAGCTGAGGATGTGTCATGGCGCCGACTTCACGATGCTATCGTCAACAACGACATAGAGCGATGTCGCAGCATCTTGCATGACAACATCTACCCAGGTAACGTGCACTCCCTAGATTCGTGGATAAACTCTCACCCCAGGGGAGGGGGCCGTTTCACGCGCACAGCCCCTCCCTTACACCTTGCCTGCATGCACCGACGGCCCCAGATTGTAAAACTGCTTCTAGAAAATGGTGCCAACCCGTATTCTTGGGATAATTTTGGGCGGTGTGCCGTGGCCGTGCTTCTGGAATACTGGCCCCGGATCTCGGTCGATTGGGAGGAAATGGGAGATACGGCTAAGAAATCCCGTGAAGAGGAAGAATTTAAAACACGTGTTTGGCAGCAACATCAGAGATCAAGTGCATGTCTACGACACCTTCTGAACGCTGGCTTCGACGTGCTTGTTGCCGCCAGCACGTGCCAGAAACAATCGGTACTTCACTTGTGTGCCAAGTTTGATGTGTCAGAACCAGTGAAAATATTCCTGGAGAGAGGGGCGGACTTGGAAGCCCAAGACTATGAAGGGAGAACGCCATTACTGTACGCCGCTTCTATAGCCCATGGAAGCGTGTATCAAGAATTGCTGAAGTCCGGAGCAAGCGTCAACAAGAGCGACTACTGCGAGCGACAGGTTCTACATTACTTGTGCGACAACCCAACGAATCCCCACAGTTTAGTGACTCAGACGATCAAATGTGGCGCGCTTGTCAACGCACGTGATTTCACAGGCGACACGCCATTACACCGAGCTGCCAAGAATGGCTCTCCTGAACACATCCGGGTCCTACTACACCTCGGAGCTGACCCAGACTTTCTCAACAGTAGAGGAAGGTCACCATTATTTCTCCTACTTCATCGACGGGAAAAGATCGTCATGGCAAGTTTTCTTCCTTTGTTGATGACGTCGTCCAGAATAAGAATCCGTGACAACGATGGAGAATTGCCGATGTTGTTAAAAAGACGTGGTTACAACGATCTCTCGCGGCAGCTGGAGGAACTAAGTCGAAACCCCCCTTCCTTGATAAGAATTTGTCTCGTTAAAATCCGAGCCACTCTCGGTATTCAACGATGTGAAATGGATGTAGTGGATTGTTTGCCCCTGCCCAAAGTTCTACAAGATGGCGTCCTAGGTTCTGACGAGCTGTGCCTAATTGCCGCTAACATTCACCCAATCTTCTTGCTGGAGGCAGGGACCGGAAGTTGA